The Natronogracilivirga saccharolytica genome includes a window with the following:
- the pdeM gene encoding ligase-associated DNA damage response endonuclease PdeM has translation MQKPELFSQNRYDFSRGCVVQAAGETLWLLPQKAIYWPDASEPSRNNQAMAGGTLILSDTHFGKAETFQQQGIPVPGKGTDDDLLRLHALISDLSVTRIIFLGDLFHSTENSSISKVMKAFDTWRDTHFRKPEMILVMGNHDIMHQETYHQLGLECVSTLQAGPFMMTHEPPAQDDQTYIAGHLHPSCRIRGRARQTVTLPCFRVRNNSIIMPAFGSFTGSHTLPDTPGARFYMITSGSVISKEQ, from the coding sequence ATGCAAAAACCTGAATTATTCAGTCAGAACAGATACGATTTTTCCCGTGGATGTGTCGTGCAGGCAGCCGGAGAGACACTCTGGCTCCTTCCGCAAAAAGCGATTTACTGGCCTGATGCATCCGAACCCTCCCGGAATAATCAGGCGATGGCTGGCGGCACGCTCATTCTTTCAGACACCCATTTTGGTAAAGCCGAAACATTCCAGCAGCAGGGCATTCCGGTACCCGGCAAAGGTACGGATGACGACCTGCTGCGGCTGCATGCGCTGATAAGTGATTTATCGGTTACCCGCATCATATTTCTGGGGGACTTGTTTCACAGCACGGAAAACAGCAGTATCAGTAAAGTAATGAAGGCTTTTGACACGTGGCGGGACACTCACTTCCGCAAACCGGAGATGATCCTTGTCATGGGAAACCACGACATTATGCATCAGGAAACATACCATCAACTGGGATTGGAGTGCGTCAGCACACTTCAGGCCGGTCCCTTCATGATGACGCATGAGCCACCAGCGCAGGATGACCAGACTTACATTGCAGGCCACCTGCATCCCTCATGCCGCATCCGCGGACGTGCCCGCCAGACGGTGACATTGCCGTGCTTCAGGGTCCGAAACAATAGTATCATCATGCCCGCATTCGGCAGTTTTACCGGATCACACACTCTTCCGGACACCCCAGGTGCCCGTTTCTACATGATCACTTCCGGGTCGGTAATCAGCAAGGAACAATAA
- a CDS encoding DUF4301 family protein → MSMSERFSEKLDQQIKEHGISPADVQSQLDRFRKGFSNLEIDRPATIGDGILDLSEDQKPHLTERFHQAQKEGRVMKFVPASGAASRMFKVLQSMLNEPEKLTPQYFEANKDHEDVRFAKTFLDNLEVFAFYEDLVEVLKKAGKDPAELKKSGDYHTLLSFVLENRGLGLASLPKALIPFHRYDDHRRAPLEEHLAEAIAYTRPENGSIRIHFTISPEHEKLFYQRLESVRSKFESDDTRFHVETSFQKPETDTIAADPENQPFLDDEGNAVFRPGGHGALLVNLEELQGDIVFIKNIDNVVPDRLKETTHTYKKLIGGYLLTIQDKIFYYLKELDRGEVPVHILDEIIAFLRSELFIDLPDEIAEAKKQRSDDKLVIRWLYNRLNRPIRVCGMVKNEGEPGGGPFIVNHDDGTTSLQIVESAQVNMEDVQQRKIFESSTHFNPVDLVCSLRDYKGHPFDLQYYRDPETGFISMKSYQGRDLKALELPGLWNGSMAFWNTVFVEVPGSTFCPVKTVNDLLREEHRNESELY, encoded by the coding sequence ATGAGTATGAGCGAACGGTTTTCTGAAAAACTTGACCAGCAAATCAAGGAACACGGTATTTCCCCTGCTGATGTTCAATCCCAGCTTGACCGGTTCCGGAAAGGTTTTTCCAACCTTGAAATCGACAGGCCGGCGACCATAGGTGACGGAATTCTTGACCTGTCAGAAGACCAGAAACCTCATCTGACTGAGCGCTTCCATCAGGCACAAAAAGAGGGAAGGGTTATGAAGTTTGTGCCGGCTTCTGGAGCGGCAAGCAGGATGTTCAAGGTGCTCCAGTCCATGCTAAATGAGCCGGAAAAGCTTACTCCGCAGTATTTTGAAGCGAACAAGGATCACGAAGATGTCCGGTTTGCCAAAACATTTCTGGACAACCTGGAGGTTTTTGCTTTTTATGAAGACCTGGTTGAAGTACTTAAGAAAGCGGGCAAGGATCCGGCTGAACTGAAAAAAAGCGGCGATTATCACACATTGCTGTCCTTTGTTCTCGAAAACAGGGGCCTGGGACTGGCATCACTTCCGAAAGCCCTGATCCCGTTCCACCGGTACGATGATCACCGCCGGGCTCCGCTGGAAGAACATCTTGCAGAGGCCATTGCCTATACACGTCCTGAAAACGGCTCCATCCGCATTCACTTTACCATTTCACCGGAGCACGAAAAGCTGTTTTACCAGAGGCTGGAGTCTGTACGCAGCAAGTTTGAATCTGATGATACCCGCTTTCACGTGGAAACATCCTTTCAGAAACCTGAAACCGACACCATAGCTGCCGATCCTGAAAATCAGCCTTTTCTGGATGATGAGGGAAATGCGGTATTTCGACCTGGCGGACATGGCGCACTGCTGGTAAACCTTGAAGAGCTGCAGGGCGATATCGTTTTCATTAAAAATATTGACAACGTTGTCCCCGACCGGCTCAAGGAAACTACCCATACCTATAAAAAGCTGATCGGCGGATATCTGCTCACCATTCAGGACAAGATTTTCTACTATCTGAAAGAGCTTGACCGCGGTGAAGTGCCGGTCCATATCCTGGATGAAATCATCGCGTTCCTCCGGTCAGAATTATTCATCGACCTGCCTGATGAGATTGCTGAAGCCAAAAAGCAGCGCAGCGATGACAAACTGGTGATTCGATGGCTGTACAACCGGCTGAACCGCCCTATCCGCGTTTGCGGGATGGTGAAAAATGAAGGAGAGCCGGGAGGCGGACCGTTCATAGTCAATCATGATGACGGTACAACATCCCTTCAAATCGTTGAAAGTGCACAAGTCAATATGGAGGATGTACAACAGCGAAAAATATTCGAGTCATCCACCCATTTCAATCCGGTTGATCTGGTCTGTTCTCTTCGTGATTACAAGGGCCATCCCTTTGATCTGCAGTATTATCGTGACCCGGAAACCGGCTTTATTTCGATGAAGTCCTATCAGGGCCGGGACCTGAAAGCACTTGAACTCCCGGGCTTGTGGAACGGTAGTATGGCTTTCTGGAATACCGTTTTTGTTGAAGTTCCCGGTTCTACATTTTGTCCGGTAAAAACGGTCAATGACCTTCTAAGGGAAGAACACCGGAATGAATCAGAGTTATACTGA
- a CDS encoding ligase-associated DNA damage response DEXH box helicase encodes MQTVLIAMKERPATDNIRHPKKNSELSPSLMQRFYSGRKWEPFEHQVAAYRAYLEGYSGLLNAPTGTGKTAAIWLPIIEKLTGKSVSSRSSRKIKVIWITPLRALARDTEESLKRICAELETDWNIKRRTGDSSSATRTSITRKPPDCLITTPESLHVLISGSKNQELFSSLDTVVADEWHELTGSKRGIMTELALAYLRYLQPELSVWGMSATIGNLEEAMNVLAGSDHKQQQKFKLIRSGVKKKIRMQTLLPDRADRFPWAGHMGLKLLPKVEEIIGDSRTTLLFTNTRSQTEVWYQKLLEYEPGLAGQIAIHHGSVDKSLREWVEQAIRDEKLKVVISTSSLDLGVDFSPVETVIQVGSPKGVARYLQRAGRSGHQPGSESRIWFVPTHGMELIEADALHRAASANRIESRPLYDKPLDVLLQFLSTLAAGNGFSPDDTLAMTRKTVTYRNLTDAEWQWALRFLSTGGEALRSYPDYKKLEYTGGLYALTDKKQLRRHRLSIGTIVDDPVLKVQYLKGGFLGTIEESFISRMRSGDVFLFAGKWLTIVRLKDMTVYVRRSKKKRGIVSRWMGGRMQLSSQLAGEIRAVFEKLSEGVFDTAESRAIARIITVQSERSRIPRNNELLAEQFKSREGYHLFFYPVEGRAIHEGMASLVSWRIARKIPVTFSLAMNDFGFELLSDQHIDLTPDLLKDLFSPDDLVSDLTAAINASEMSRRHFREIARVAGLVFSGYPGNPKGARHLQASSEMLFDVFRKYDPENLLIGQAVSEVLNRQIDLRRLKAAVDRIAGQEIVVQPLQKPSPFCIPILADRLRGQLSSEELEDRIKKMQQQIIS; translated from the coding sequence GTGCAGACTGTTCTGATAGCCATGAAAGAGCGTCCGGCAACTGATAACATCCGTCATCCCAAAAAGAACAGTGAGCTTTCTCCGTCGCTGATGCAGCGTTTTTATTCCGGAAGGAAGTGGGAACCCTTTGAACATCAGGTTGCAGCATACCGGGCATATCTTGAGGGTTACTCCGGTTTACTGAACGCGCCCACCGGTACCGGCAAGACCGCTGCCATCTGGCTTCCCATAATTGAAAAACTGACCGGAAAAAGTGTCAGCTCACGCTCATCACGGAAAATCAAGGTCATCTGGATCACACCGCTCCGTGCGCTGGCGCGTGACACCGAAGAATCACTGAAGCGTATCTGTGCCGAACTGGAAACAGACTGGAATATCAAAAGACGCACAGGTGACTCTTCATCAGCAACCCGGACATCCATTACCAGAAAGCCGCCGGATTGCCTCATCACCACTCCCGAAAGTCTTCATGTACTTATCTCGGGTTCCAAAAACCAGGAGCTGTTTTCCAGTCTTGATACGGTAGTTGCTGACGAATGGCATGAGCTCACAGGCTCCAAACGCGGTATAATGACCGAACTCGCCCTCGCCTACTTGCGATATCTGCAGCCGGAGCTTTCCGTCTGGGGGATGTCCGCCACGATTGGAAATCTTGAAGAGGCGATGAACGTCCTCGCAGGCAGCGATCATAAACAGCAACAGAAATTCAAGCTCATACGCTCCGGAGTTAAGAAAAAAATCCGGATGCAGACCCTGCTTCCCGATCGCGCCGATCGTTTTCCATGGGCCGGCCACATGGGGCTTAAACTGCTGCCCAAAGTGGAAGAGATAATTGGCGACAGCAGGACAACACTGCTTTTCACCAACACGCGGTCACAAACGGAAGTATGGTACCAGAAACTGCTTGAATACGAACCGGGACTGGCCGGACAAATAGCCATTCACCATGGGTCGGTAGACAAGTCACTGCGTGAATGGGTGGAGCAGGCCATCAGGGATGAAAAACTGAAGGTGGTTATCAGCACATCGAGTCTGGATCTGGGAGTAGATTTCAGTCCGGTCGAAACCGTAATACAAGTCGGAAGCCCGAAGGGCGTGGCCCGTTATCTCCAGCGGGCCGGGCGAAGCGGACACCAGCCCGGATCCGAAAGCCGGATCTGGTTTGTGCCTACTCACGGAATGGAACTCATTGAAGCTGATGCTCTGCACCGCGCGGCATCTGCAAACCGTATCGAGTCGCGGCCGCTATATGACAAGCCGCTTGACGTCCTGCTGCAATTTTTGTCGACACTGGCCGCAGGAAACGGATTCAGTCCGGATGATACACTGGCAATGACCCGGAAAACGGTGACTTACCGGAATCTGACAGATGCGGAGTGGCAGTGGGCGCTGCGGTTTCTGAGTACCGGCGGAGAGGCGCTTCGGTCCTACCCGGATTACAAAAAGCTGGAATATACCGGCGGCCTGTACGCTCTGACAGACAAAAAGCAGCTCAGGCGGCACCGGCTTTCGATCGGAACCATAGTGGACGATCCTGTCCTCAAAGTGCAGTATCTCAAGGGAGGCTTTCTCGGAACAATTGAAGAGTCTTTTATTTCACGCATGCGGAGTGGCGACGTATTTTTGTTCGCAGGAAAATGGCTCACTATCGTGCGCCTGAAAGACATGACCGTATACGTCAGGCGTTCGAAGAAAAAGCGGGGCATTGTCAGCCGGTGGATGGGCGGACGGATGCAGCTCAGCTCTCAGCTTGCAGGTGAAATCAGGGCCGTGTTTGAGAAACTTTCGGAAGGTGTTTTTGACACAGCCGAATCCAGAGCTATCGCCCGAATAATTACCGTACAGTCGGAAAGATCGCGCATTCCCAGGAATAATGAATTGCTTGCAGAGCAGTTCAAAAGCCGTGAAGGATACCACCTGTTTTTTTATCCGGTTGAAGGGCGGGCCATCCACGAAGGCATGGCCTCACTGGTGAGCTGGCGGATTGCCCGGAAAATACCGGTCACTTTTTCCCTCGCCATGAATGATTTCGGCTTTGAGCTGCTTAGTGATCAGCATATTGACCTTACACCGGATCTGCTCAAAGACCTGTTTTCTCCGGATGACCTGGTATCAGACCTGACCGCGGCCATCAACGCATCGGAAATGTCCCGCAGACACTTCCGGGAAATTGCACGGGTGGCGGGTCTTGTGTTCAGCGGTTACCCGGGAAATCCAAAAGGTGCCAGACACTTGCAAGCCAGTTCGGAAATGCTTTTTGACGTTTTCAGGAAGTATGATCCTGAGAACTTGCTGATCGGGCAGGCTGTCTCGGAAGTGCTGAACCGACAGATAGACCTCCGGCGGCTGAAAGCTGCTGTGGACCGGATTGCCGGACAAGAGATCGTAGTCCAGCCTTTGCAAAAGCCGTCGCCGTTTTGCATTCCCATTCTTGCTGACCGGCTGCGGGGCCAGCTGAGCTCGGAAGAGCTTGAGGATCGCATCAAAAAAATGCAGCAACAGATTATTTCATAA
- a CDS encoding sensor histidine kinase produces the protein MKKEISRALSLTENQVALLYSHSYLNILNILADDLASLAGSFGNADAFSGSRRMAGRIKNAFDDTSFPLLSSHHIQDLHNLVEQEIASEIRDFADAEKNRDAIDETINNIRSLFRILHNLVRMHTHQKIAPEMWKSLKISDIKSNLEEMLRAIENNSRGRYRIVGNQADQKENDYLFTFTVESPDKETIVMPTILQDCLRDLIANSRKYTKPGGQISALLANDGEKLVLEVRDNGIGIPEQDIDMVVHFGYRGKNAGDRTRGGGFGLTKACYVTQKMNGRMWIDSLPGKGTAITLEIPVPAETQEDV, from the coding sequence ATGAAAAAAGAAATATCACGGGCTCTGTCATTAACGGAAAATCAGGTAGCGCTTCTTTATTCCCACAGCTACCTCAATATACTGAACATCCTTGCCGATGATCTGGCCTCCCTTGCAGGATCCTTTGGTAATGCCGACGCTTTCAGCGGATCACGCCGGATGGCAGGCCGGATTAAAAATGCTTTTGATGATACCAGCTTTCCGTTGCTGTCATCACATCACATCCAGGATTTGCATAACCTTGTGGAACAGGAGATTGCAAGCGAAATACGGGACTTTGCGGACGCGGAAAAAAACCGGGATGCCATTGATGAAACCATCAACAACATACGATCATTATTCCGGATATTGCACAACCTCGTCAGGATGCACACTCATCAGAAGATCGCTCCTGAAATGTGGAAATCACTCAAAATAAGTGATATTAAAAGCAATCTTGAGGAGATGCTCCGCGCGATAGAAAATAACAGCAGGGGGAGATACCGGATCGTGGGCAACCAGGCAGATCAGAAAGAAAACGACTATCTGTTCACCTTTACTGTCGAAAGTCCGGATAAAGAAACCATTGTAATGCCGACTATCCTTCAGGATTGCCTGCGAGACCTGATCGCCAATTCCCGCAAATACACAAAACCCGGCGGACAGATCTCGGCACTGCTTGCAAATGACGGGGAAAAACTTGTCCTGGAGGTCCGGGACAACGGCATCGGAATTCCCGAGCAGGACATTGACATGGTTGTACACTTCGGCTACCGGGGCAAAAACGCCGGCGACAGAACCCGGGGAGGCGGTTTCGGACTCACCAAAGCGTGCTATGTCACACAGAAAATGAACGGGCGGATGTGGATCGATTCCCTGCCGGGCAAGGGTACAGCCATAACACTTGAAATACCGGTTCCGGCAGAAACACAGGAAGATGTTTAG
- a CDS encoding CotH kinase family protein produces the protein MSPDRTYATSFTLLITLCAIMGFVHISEAGPRVVINEILASNNTTYADADGDYEDWIELYNAGSDTADLSFHGLSDDYDRPFRWTFPEGVQLAPGDYLLVWASGKDRRDPDAELHTSFSIAQAGEEVLLTHHKTGERIDHVPPTRIPSDISYGRYPDGTDNWRFFNFPTPASPNRQPSWDDQVADPEPSHSGGFYDGPITLTVTSEPGTRLHYTLDGSEPDENDPVWPDTMTISKRQPDGDLLSLIPTNPPEMPENRRWREPEEPPFLATNLRIRGFRDGAMPSRIITNTYFVTGDEGAAAGEHDAEVYSRSDPSASRYPLPVVSITTDPHGFFDHEDGIYIPGKRYEDGFFNPPWGMPYGNYFYRGREWERHAGFELFEPGEGRVLAQDIGIRIHGSTSRSLPLKSLRLYARSEYGERRFDYPFFDHPDSRPEYDGPHFGAGDDPPSYNRLILRNSGQDFFLFSTMFRDAMAQGLVDHLNFDTQAYRPAVVFLNGEFWGIMNIRERYDRHYISRTYDIPDDRIDLMTQFSTVKEGSRSHYDEYRDYLSGNDMQDSSHYAHITTMLDIDNFIDYNITNIYIANRDWPGNNRDFFRYQTEYDPDAGPGRDGRWRYMLVDTDYGFGHRDPSRGHGDPDEDAFLDMLAIATGTPSDKAPNPGWSTIELSRLLKNETFRSKFINRSANYMNTFFSPEYVREHIRHYREAIAPVIEEHISRWQYPTSLQNWHAHIQFLKNFASDRPAAHRSHMIGYFDELSDTIRVTLDVSETFGEESLSGNNADNGDIVGKMTTSEQSRSGTGGHIRINDMAVKGSTRGVSDDPWPWSGTYFKDYPITFTAVPDSGHIFEGWKEYPDHHDSLLTITSEDDLELTAVFRSVDTSAGQSDDDTSKPEAYRLGQNYPNPFNNRTTIPYELPEAGNVVITVYSVDGRRVATFDEGMQNAGRHQLQIDADRWASGIYVVRMQVMSQNGHTDYHKVRRMTLIK, from the coding sequence ATGAGTCCGGACAGAACGTATGCAACATCATTCACCCTCCTGATAACGCTGTGCGCGATAATGGGTTTCGTGCATATTTCGGAAGCCGGACCCCGGGTGGTCATCAATGAGATCCTGGCATCCAACAACACGACCTATGCCGATGCTGACGGGGATTATGAGGACTGGATCGAGCTTTACAACGCCGGCTCCGATACTGCCGATCTGTCGTTTCACGGACTCTCCGATGATTACGACCGCCCCTTCCGATGGACGTTTCCCGAGGGGGTACAGCTGGCCCCTGGAGATTATCTGCTTGTCTGGGCATCGGGCAAAGACCGGCGGGATCCTGACGCAGAGCTGCACACCAGCTTCAGTATTGCACAGGCCGGTGAAGAGGTGCTGCTGACTCACCACAAAACCGGGGAGCGGATCGACCATGTCCCGCCGACCCGCATTCCGTCCGACATATCGTACGGCCGCTATCCGGACGGAACCGACAACTGGCGTTTTTTCAACTTCCCCACCCCGGCCAGTCCGAACAGGCAGCCGTCGTGGGATGATCAGGTCGCCGATCCGGAACCGTCGCACTCCGGCGGTTTTTATGACGGTCCCATCACTCTCACTGTTACAAGCGAACCCGGAACCCGGCTTCATTACACCCTGGATGGATCCGAGCCAGATGAAAATGACCCTGTCTGGCCGGACACCATGACCATCAGCAAGCGCCAGCCGGACGGTGATCTGTTATCCCTGATCCCGACAAATCCGCCTGAAATGCCCGAAAACCGGCGTTGGAGGGAACCCGAAGAACCACCGTTTCTGGCAACTAACCTGCGAATCCGTGGTTTCCGTGACGGTGCCATGCCATCGCGAATTATCACAAACACCTATTTTGTGACCGGCGATGAAGGCGCAGCAGCCGGTGAACATGATGCAGAAGTTTACAGCCGGAGCGATCCGTCGGCAAGCAGGTATCCGCTTCCTGTGGTCTCCATAACTACGGATCCGCACGGTTTTTTTGATCACGAGGACGGCATTTACATTCCCGGAAAGCGTTATGAGGATGGCTTTTTCAATCCCCCCTGGGGCATGCCCTACGGAAACTACTTCTACCGCGGCAGAGAGTGGGAGCGACATGCCGGCTTCGAGCTTTTCGAGCCCGGCGAAGGGCGGGTGCTTGCCCAGGACATCGGCATCCGGATTCACGGCAGCACATCACGATCCCTCCCGCTGAAGTCGCTTCGTCTTTATGCCCGAAGTGAATACGGAGAGCGGCGGTTTGACTACCCGTTTTTTGATCATCCCGATTCCCGTCCGGAGTATGACGGCCCTCATTTCGGTGCGGGAGACGACCCTCCCTCCTACAACCGGCTCATACTCCGCAACTCCGGTCAGGATTTCTTCCTGTTTTCCACCATGTTCCGCGATGCCATGGCACAGGGGCTGGTGGACCATCTTAATTTTGACACCCAGGCATATCGTCCCGCGGTGGTTTTTCTGAACGGGGAGTTCTGGGGCATCATGAATATACGCGAGCGCTATGACCGTCACTACATCAGCAGAACCTATGATATTCCCGATGACCGCATTGATCTGATGACCCAGTTTTCCACGGTCAAGGAAGGTTCGCGAAGTCATTATGACGAGTACCGGGACTACTTGTCCGGTAACGACATGCAGGACAGCTCCCATTACGCGCATATCACCACCATGCTGGATATCGACAACTTCATCGATTACAACATCACGAATATTTACATTGCCAACCGGGACTGGCCGGGAAACAACCGCGATTTTTTCCGGTATCAGACCGAATATGATCCGGATGCCGGCCCCGGCCGGGACGGGCGGTGGCGATACATGCTTGTGGACACGGATTATGGCTTTGGCCACCGGGATCCATCACGCGGCCATGGTGATCCGGATGAGGATGCCTTCCTTGATATGCTTGCCATTGCTACGGGAACACCCAGTGACAAAGCGCCGAATCCGGGCTGGTCCACCATTGAGCTGAGCCGCCTTCTGAAGAACGAGACCTTTCGGAGCAAATTCATCAACCGCTCCGCAAATTACATGAACACGTTCTTCTCACCGGAATATGTCCGGGAGCACATCCGGCACTACCGGGAAGCCATTGCGCCCGTCATTGAAGAACATATCAGCCGCTGGCAGTATCCCACCAGTCTGCAAAACTGGCATGCGCACATTCAATTTCTGAAAAATTTCGCTTCGGACCGGCCGGCCGCCCATCGCAGTCACATGATCGGATATTTCGATGAGCTTTCCGATACCATACGGGTTACCCTTGATGTTTCGGAAACGTTCGGCGAAGAGTCCCTTTCCGGGAACAACGCGGACAACGGGGATATTGTCGGGAAAATGACGACCTCAGAGCAAAGCCGTTCAGGAACAGGCGGGCATATTCGCATTAATGATATGGCTGTAAAGGGCAGTACCCGCGGTGTTTCCGATGATCCATGGCCCTGGAGCGGAACCTATTTCAAGGATTATCCCATAACGTTTACTGCTGTTCCCGACAGCGGTCACATATTCGAGGGATGGAAAGAATATCCGGATCATCATGATTCACTTCTGACCATAACTTCGGAAGATGATCTGGAACTCACTGCCGTGTTTCGCTCCGTTGACACCTCTGCCGGCCAGAGTGATGATGACACTTCAAAACCGGAAGCCTACCGTCTTGGCCAGAATTATCCGAATCCATTCAATAACCGGACCACCATACCCTACGAGCTTCCCGAAGCCGGAAACGTGGTTATTACGGTCTATTCTGTTGACGGAAGGCGTGTTGCCACATTCGATGAAGGAATGCAGAATGCCGGCAGGCATCAGCTTCAGATTGATGCGGACAGGTGGGCCAGCGGGATATATGTTGTCCGGATGCAGGTTATGTCACAAAACGGGCACACGGACTATCACAAAGTGCGCAGAATGACGCTGATTAAATAG